Proteins from a genomic interval of Lolium perenne isolate Kyuss_39 chromosome 1, Kyuss_2.0, whole genome shotgun sequence:
- the LOC127295350 gene encoding uncharacterized protein: MGLRHFHPLAMLRVDAVAVAVVLLLLLSSPSPTSQLSFSATFGPWINGASPPPSPPSPALTQSNGGQEYAALQALKAAISDDPHGALSSWQGSNVCSYKGVYCSAPPPGAEAAGAVVAGIDLNHASLKGTLPAAVSLLAHLTFIHLNSNRLGGAVPDTLGDLQYLTELDLSNNLFSGPFPASTLLIPSLVYLDLRFNGFSGELPEEVFAKNLDAVFLNNNQFEGSIPETLWSSPATVITLANNRLTGPVPTSYSYGGAGGRLREVLFLNNRLTGCVPEALGFLPCIEVLDLSSNLLSGHLPSTLSCLSGIEVLNIAHNQLTGELPELVCELRRITNLSVAFNFFSGISQGCDALAGRSVFDFAGNCVPGRGMQRPQPECDGAPGDAGLSCLRIPGSRPVACAEAAVSIGVGATFGGALPFGLSGGAGVGVTVTVP, translated from the coding sequence ATGGGGCTCCGACATTTCCATCCTCTCGCAATGCTCCGTGTAGATgctgtcgccgtcgccgtcgtgctgctgctgCTTCTGTCCTCCCCGTCCCCGACCTCCCAGCTCAGCTTCAGCGCCACATTTGGCCCCTGGATCAATGGCGCCtcgccaccgccgtctcctcccagCCCCGCCTTGACGCAGAGCAACGGCGGGCAAGAGTACGCGGCTCTGCAGGCGCTGAAGGCTGCCATCTCCGATGACCCCCACGGCGCGCTGTCGTCGTGGCAGGGGTCCAACGTCTGCTCCTACAAGGGCGTCTACTGCTCGGCGCCGCCCCCCGGCGCGGAGGCGGCCGGCGCTGTGGTTGCGGGCATTGACCTCAACCACGCGAGCCTGAAGGGCACGCTCCCTGCCGCCGTGTCGCTTCTTGCCCACCTCACGTTCATCCACCTCAACAGCAACCGCCTCGGCGGCGCCGTCCCGGACACGCTCGGTGACCTGCAGTACCTGACCGAGCTCGACCTGAGCAACAACCTCTTCTCCGGTCCCTTCCCCGCGTCCACATTGCTGATCCCGTCGCTGGTGTACCTGGACCTGCGGTTcaacggcttctccggcgagctcccCGAGGAGGTGTTCGCCAAGAACCTGGACGCGGTGTTCCTGAACAACAACCAGTTCGAGGGGTCGATCCCGGAGACGCTgtggtcgtcgccggcgacggtgATCACGCTGGCGAACAACCGTCTGACGGGCCCGGTCCCGACGTCGTACAGCTacggcggcgcgggcgggcggCTCCGCGAGGTGCTGTTCCTGAACAACCGGCTGACGGGGTGCGTCCCGGAGGCGCTGGGGTTCCTGCCGTGCATCGAGGTGCTGGACCTGAGCAGCAACCTGCTGTCGGGGCACCTGCCGAGCACGCTGTCGTGCCTGTCGGGCATCGAGGTGCTCAACATCGCGCACAACCAGCTGACGGGGGAGCTCCCGGAGCTGGTGTGCGAGCTGCGGCGGATCACGAACCTGTCCGTGGCCTTCAACTTCTTCTCCGGGATCAGCCAGGGCTGCGACGCGCTGGCGGGGCGCAGCGTGTTCGACTTCGCGGGCAACTGCGTGCCGGGGCGGGGCATGCAGCGGCCGCAGCCCGAGTGCGACGGCGCGCCGGGGGACGCCGGGCTCAGCTGCCTGCGCATCCCGGGGTCGCGCCCCGTGGCGTGCGCCGAGGCCGCCGTGTCGATCGGCGTCGGCGCCACGTTCGGGGGCGCGCTGCCGTTCGGGCTCTCCGGAGGCGCCGGCGTCGGGGTCACTGTCACCGTGCCGTGA